A genomic segment from Pseudoduganella chitinolytica encodes:
- a CDS encoding Rrf2 family transcriptional regulator → MRPDSRLSRMLHVLIHMDAHAGRATSDAIAQMLSTNPVVVRRTMAGLRDAGYVQSEKGHGGGWVLARPLAGITLLDIHAALGSPSVFAIGAANEHPACLVEQAVNDELGEALREAEALLLARFGRVTLADLARGVDARLPAGAAAPAGHVLA, encoded by the coding sequence ATGAGACCCGACAGCCGACTATCGCGCATGCTGCATGTGCTGATTCATATGGATGCCCACGCGGGACGGGCCACGTCCGACGCGATCGCGCAGATGTTGTCCACCAACCCCGTCGTGGTACGGCGCACGATGGCCGGCCTGCGCGACGCCGGCTATGTGCAATCGGAGAAGGGCCATGGCGGCGGCTGGGTGCTGGCGCGCCCGCTGGCCGGGATCACGCTGCTGGACATCCATGCGGCGCTCGGCAGCCCGTCGGTGTTTGCCATCGGCGCGGCCAACGAACATCCGGCGTGCCTGGTGGAACAGGCGGTCAACGACGAACTGGGGGAAGCACTACGGGAGGCGGAGGCGCTGCTGCTGGCGCGCTTCGGCCGGGTCACGCTGGCGGACCTGGCCCGTGGCGTGGATGCGCGCTTGCCGGCGGGTGCCGCAGCGCCCGCCGGGCACGTCCTGGCGTGA
- a CDS encoding putative bifunctional diguanylate cyclase/phosphodiesterase, whose translation MPHRRQATTPGQQITRTLGVGQLVAAVSALVFAGAFLLAYEWVALRGALADETRMQAAIVADNVSASLMFGDRQAATEMLASLRQAGHLRTAVLYDRDGKLFARYVVSAHAAGAGSGSAVGTLAVTQAVSYRGQGLGRLELVTSTDRIVTGLLRYAGLLALASLGGLLVVAAVMYRTRARVAAAERELHFQANTDAVTGLPNRRATYRWLEEAIAEHRDGDGQVAVLLVDLDNFKLVNDTAGHAAGDVLLQQVAAALGGVVRPPDLVGRIGGDEFAVIANVADAAGAHAIGERLLAALRTPFALATGEVFATASVGLCLYPQDAPGMTEVLSSADAALYRAKGAGRNRLVAFVPEMTLAAQRRAQLEADLRRAIEQEVLLPYYQPQFDCRTGAMVGVEALLRWPHPERGFVSPAEFIPVAEDTGLIVELGRWVLRRACADVAAWDRQGAPR comes from the coding sequence ATGCCGCACCGCAGACAAGCCACGACGCCGGGCCAGCAGATCACGCGCACGCTGGGCGTGGGCCAGCTGGTCGCCGCCGTCTCCGCGCTGGTGTTTGCCGGCGCCTTCCTGCTCGCCTACGAGTGGGTCGCGCTGCGCGGCGCGCTGGCCGACGAGACGCGCATGCAGGCCGCGATCGTCGCGGACAACGTGTCCGCCTCGCTGATGTTCGGCGACCGGCAGGCCGCCACCGAAATGCTGGCGTCGCTGCGCCAGGCCGGTCACCTGCGCACGGCCGTGCTGTATGACCGCGACGGCAAGCTGTTTGCCCGTTACGTCGTGTCAGCGCATGCGGCCGGCGCCGGGTCCGGCTCCGCCGTCGGCACGCTGGCCGTGACGCAGGCCGTGAGCTATCGCGGCCAGGGGCTGGGCCGGCTCGAACTCGTCACCAGCACGGACCGCATCGTCACCGGCCTGCTGCGCTATGCCGGGCTGCTGGCGCTGGCGTCGCTGGGCGGCCTGCTGGTCGTCGCGGCCGTGATGTACCGCACCCGCGCGCGCGTGGCGGCGGCCGAACGGGAGCTGCATTTCCAGGCCAATACCGATGCCGTCACGGGCCTGCCGAACCGCCGCGCCACCTACCGTTGGCTGGAAGAGGCCATCGCGGAGCATCGCGACGGCGACGGCCAGGTCGCCGTGCTGCTGGTCGACCTGGACAACTTCAAGCTCGTCAACGACACGGCCGGGCACGCGGCTGGCGACGTGCTGCTGCAGCAGGTGGCGGCCGCGCTGGGCGGCGTGGTACGGCCGCCCGATCTGGTCGGGCGCATCGGCGGCGACGAATTCGCCGTGATCGCCAACGTGGCCGACGCGGCCGGCGCGCACGCGATCGGCGAGCGCTTGCTGGCAGCGTTGCGCACGCCGTTCGCGCTGGCGACGGGCGAGGTGTTCGCCACCGCCAGCGTGGGCCTGTGCCTGTATCCGCAGGATGCGCCGGGCATGACGGAAGTGCTGAGCAGCGCGGATGCGGCGCTGTACCGCGCCAAAGGGGCAGGGCGCAACCGGCTGGTCGCGTTCGTACCCGAGATGACGCTGGCGGCGCAGCGGCGCGCGCAACTGGAGGCGGACCTGCGCCGCGCCATCGAGCAGGAGGTTCTGCTGCCGTACTACCAGCCGCAATTCGACTGCCGCACGGGCGCGATGGTGGGCGTCGAGGCGCTGCTACGCTGGCCGCACCCGGAACGCGGCTTCGTCTCGCCGGCCGAATTCATCCCCGTGGCCGAAGACACTGGTCTGATCGTCGAACTGGGTCGCTGGGTGCTGCGCCGCGCCTGCGCCGACGTGGCCGCGTGGGACCGGCAGGGCGCCCCCCGCTGA
- a CDS encoding TonB-dependent receptor plug domain-containing protein, which produces MKRTPVALAVLCLSALPCAGAATPDDLTALPLEQLLQVPMVTSASRFEQSVSDAPSAVVVLTARDIREHGWRTLADALASVPGLYVTQDRNYTYLGARGFLRPGDYDSRFLLLIDGVRLNDAVYDQALVGNEGLLDMDLVARIEYVPGPGAAVYGSNALFGVINVITKTGSALAGPQASVTLAGAGERRVRASYGWHAQNGDDLLLSASGYRRRGDDLYFPEFDTLDQNGGIARGLDGERAHSVFAKAAGRGFVFSAGYVAREKDIPTGSFGAVFNRPNTTRDTQAFADLGYTHQAAPGVLLAANAFWGQADYEGAGWYPDGEGGARRNVDGAHAAWYGANVHATVTAVAGHKLVAGIEGRRNARRDQYNYNEGPYEPLLDERHADSRWGVYLDDEIALRPWLLLNAGVRYDRDSVIGSRVSPRAALIARPGARDTVKLIAGSAYRSPNAYELYYAIPGADGMLANPALRAEAIRTRELVWERMQGAYGKLTASLFRYRMDDLITQQVDSDTGMLVFRNTDRAVAHGLELAGERTFQSGTRVRASYTWQLARDGAGAWLVSSPRHLAKLAAAVPLPGLPARLGNELHCSSARRTEHALAGGYCVANLTLTALPGAFGRGVGVAVSVYNLFDRRYGDPAGPAFVQEALARPGRTLALRLDYDFGR; this is translated from the coding sequence ATGAAGCGAACCCCTGTTGCCTTAGCTGTCCTCTGCCTGTCGGCACTGCCGTGTGCCGGGGCTGCCACGCCGGACGACCTGACGGCATTGCCGCTGGAGCAGTTGCTGCAGGTGCCGATGGTGACATCGGCGTCGCGCTTCGAGCAATCCGTCAGCGATGCGCCGTCCGCCGTGGTCGTGCTGACCGCACGCGACATCCGCGAGCACGGCTGGCGCACGCTGGCCGATGCCCTGGCATCGGTGCCGGGGCTGTACGTCACGCAGGACCGCAACTACACCTATCTGGGCGCGCGCGGCTTCCTGCGCCCGGGCGACTACGACAGCCGTTTCCTGCTGCTGATCGACGGCGTGCGCCTGAACGATGCCGTCTACGACCAGGCCCTGGTCGGCAACGAGGGCCTGCTGGACATGGACCTGGTGGCCCGCATCGAATACGTGCCGGGCCCCGGCGCGGCCGTGTACGGCTCGAACGCGCTGTTCGGCGTCATCAACGTCATCACCAAGACAGGCAGTGCGCTCGCCGGTCCGCAAGCCAGCGTCACGCTGGCCGGGGCGGGGGAGCGGCGGGTGCGCGCCAGCTACGGCTGGCATGCCCAGAACGGCGACGACCTGCTGCTGTCGGCCAGCGGCTACCGGCGCCGCGGCGACGACCTGTACTTCCCCGAGTTCGACACGCTCGACCAGAACGGCGGCATCGCACGCGGCCTGGATGGCGAGCGCGCCCACAGCGTGTTCGCCAAGGCGGCGGGACGCGGATTCGTGTTCTCGGCCGGCTACGTGGCGCGCGAGAAGGATATCCCGACGGGCTCTTTCGGCGCCGTGTTCAACCGGCCCAACACCACGCGCGACACGCAGGCGTTTGCCGACCTGGGCTACACGCACCAGGCGGCACCTGGCGTGCTGCTGGCCGCGAACGCGTTCTGGGGCCAGGCCGACTACGAGGGCGCGGGCTGGTACCCGGATGGCGAGGGAGGGGCCCGCCGCAATGTCGATGGCGCCCATGCCGCCTGGTACGGCGCCAATGTGCACGCGACGGTCACGGCGGTCGCGGGGCACAAGCTGGTGGCCGGCATCGAAGGCCGGCGCAACGCGCGGCGCGACCAGTACAACTACAACGAAGGCCCGTACGAGCCGCTGCTGGACGAGCGCCACGCCGACAGCCGCTGGGGCGTGTACCTGGACGACGAGATCGCGCTGCGGCCGTGGTTGCTGCTGAACGCGGGCGTGCGCTATGACCGCGACAGCGTGATCGGCAGCCGCGTCAGCCCCCGTGCTGCGTTGATCGCCCGGCCGGGCGCGCGCGATACGGTCAAGCTGATCGCCGGCAGCGCGTACCGCTCGCCGAACGCCTACGAACTGTATTACGCCATCCCGGGCGCCGACGGCATGCTGGCCAATCCGGCATTGCGCGCCGAGGCGATCCGCACGCGCGAGCTGGTTTGGGAACGCATGCAGGGCGCGTATGGCAAGCTGACGGCATCGCTGTTCCGCTACCGGATGGACGACCTGATCACGCAGCAGGTCGACAGCGATACGGGGATGCTGGTGTTCCGCAACACGGACCGGGCCGTCGCGCACGGCCTGGAACTGGCTGGCGAGCGGACGTTCCAGTCGGGCACGCGCGTGCGCGCCAGCTATACCTGGCAGCTGGCGCGCGACGGCGCGGGTGCGTGGCTGGTCAGTTCGCCGCGCCACCTGGCCAAGCTGGCGGCCGCCGTGCCGTTACCGGGTTTGCCGGCGCGCCTCGGCAACGAGCTGCATTGCAGTTCGGCGCGCCGCACCGAGCACGCGCTGGCCGGCGGCTACTGCGTGGCGAACCTGACCTTGACGGCGCTGCCCGGCGCGTTCGGCCGCGGCGTTGGCGTCGCCGTCAGCGTCTACAACCTGTTCGACCGCCGCTACGGCGATCCGGCCGGTCCTGCCTTCGTGCAGGAAGCACTGGCACGCCCCGGGCGCACGCTGGCCCTGCGGCTTGACTACGACTTCGGCCGATGA
- a CDS encoding EAL domain-containing protein codes for MGPAGRPPLTVAVNVSARQLKEPRFLDDVLAALHLSGLAPGRLELELTESLLMEDMDGAVAFMHAVRAAGVRLSIDDFGTGYSSLAYLQSFPINQLKVDRKFVQSLPGAGHTIATAVIALARGFGLAVIAEGVERPEQLEWLRAAGCDHAQGFLLGMPMPAADLLARVTAVQEA; via the coding sequence GTGGGACCGGCAGGGCGCCCCCCGCTGACGGTCGCCGTCAACGTGTCGGCGCGCCAACTGAAGGAGCCGCGCTTCCTGGACGACGTGCTGGCGGCGCTGCACCTGAGCGGCCTGGCGCCGGGCCGGCTGGAGCTGGAGCTGACGGAAAGCCTGCTGATGGAGGACATGGACGGCGCGGTGGCATTCATGCACGCCGTGCGCGCCGCCGGCGTGCGCCTGTCGATCGACGATTTCGGCACCGGCTACTCGTCGCTGGCCTACCTGCAGTCGTTCCCGATCAACCAGCTGAAGGTGGACCGCAAGTTCGTGCAGTCGCTGCCGGGCGCGGGCCATACGATTGCCACCGCCGTGATCGCGCTGGCGCGGGGCTTCGGCCTGGCCGTCATCGCCGAGGGCGTGGAACGGCCGGAGCAGCTGGAATGGCTGCGCGCGGCGGGTTGCGACCATGCCCAGGGCTTCCTGCTGGGCATGCCGATGCCGGCCGCGGACCTGCTGGCGCGGGTGACCGCGGTACAGGAAGCTTGA
- a CDS encoding 4'-phosphopantetheinyl transferase family protein, which produces MTADHPSPAVLAWPLTDAAGTRTVTLAVHLVEFNAATFDAGAFASAAIALPLEVARSVRKRQAEYFHGRLAARFALAAAGLPVADIGKGASREPLWPAGTLGSITHNSRRAGAVALPAAAWHGVGIDLESPASRELQDSLAALAVDAAELALLAAHERLLPRAALLSLVFSAKESFYKAAFGAVGRFFDFSAVRVRAVGPGTLDFVVAEPLCAAWPVGAAVRAHWRLLPDGDLLTAIIW; this is translated from the coding sequence ATGACTGCCGACCACCCTTCCCCCGCCGTGCTGGCCTGGCCGCTGACCGATGCCGCCGGCACGCGCACCGTCACGCTGGCCGTGCACCTCGTCGAGTTCAACGCGGCGACGTTCGACGCCGGTGCCTTTGCCAGCGCCGCCATCGCGCTGCCGCTCGAGGTCGCGCGCAGCGTGCGCAAGCGCCAGGCCGAGTATTTCCATGGACGGCTGGCAGCGCGCTTCGCGCTCGCGGCGGCCGGCTTGCCCGTGGCGGACATCGGCAAGGGCGCCAGCCGCGAGCCGCTGTGGCCGGCCGGAACCCTCGGCAGCATCACCCACAACAGCCGCCGCGCCGGCGCGGTCGCCCTGCCCGCCGCGGCCTGGCACGGCGTGGGTATCGACCTCGAGTCGCCCGCCTCGCGCGAGCTGCAGGACAGCCTCGCCGCACTGGCGGTGGACGCGGCCGAACTGGCGCTGCTGGCCGCGCACGAGCGCCTGCTGCCACGCGCGGCCTTGTTGTCACTGGTCTTTTCCGCCAAGGAGAGCTTCTACAAGGCGGCCTTTGGCGCCGTCGGCCGCTTCTTCGATTTTTCGGCCGTGCGCGTACGCGCCGTCGGGCCGGGCACCCTCGACTTTGTCGTCGCCGAACCGCTGTGCGCCGCGTGGCCGGTTGGCGCCGCGGTACGAGCGCACTGGCGGCTGCTACCGGATGGCGACCTGCTGACGGCCATTATCTGGTGA
- a CDS encoding 2-hydroxyacid dehydrogenase, whose protein sequence is MKPDILVMAPSPSPAVMAQFDEHFTCHHMWRLPPGEHAAFIEAVGASVRGLATTGTIGIDATLAARLPRLEIVAVNGIGVDAVDFTATRPRGIRVTNTPGVLTDDVADLAVALLLAAARRIPALDRYVRGGQWQERVPLQPARTLRGKTAGIHGFGRIGKAVAQRLAGFGMALRYFQPNVVAATDVPRSDSLLALARESDYLVICAPGGAATRGLVDAAVLAALGPQGTLINVARGSIVDEDALVAALADGSLGAAGLDVFANEPAVPAALAALPNVVLTPHVGSLTVETRHAMGQLVIDNLLAHFAGAPLLTPVA, encoded by the coding sequence ATGAAGCCAGACATCCTCGTGATGGCCCCCAGTCCGTCGCCCGCCGTGATGGCGCAGTTCGACGAGCATTTCACCTGTCACCACATGTGGCGCCTGCCGCCCGGCGAACACGCGGCCTTCATCGAGGCCGTCGGCGCCAGCGTGCGCGGCCTCGCGACGACCGGCACGATCGGCATCGACGCGACACTGGCGGCACGTTTGCCGCGGCTGGAGATCGTTGCGGTCAACGGTATCGGGGTGGACGCCGTCGACTTCACGGCCACGCGCCCGCGCGGCATCCGCGTCACCAACACGCCGGGCGTGCTGACGGACGACGTGGCCGACCTGGCCGTGGCGCTGCTGCTGGCGGCTGCGCGGCGCATCCCGGCGCTCGATCGATACGTGCGTGGCGGCCAATGGCAGGAGCGCGTGCCCCTGCAGCCGGCGCGCACGCTGCGCGGCAAGACGGCGGGCATCCACGGCTTCGGGCGCATCGGCAAGGCCGTCGCCCAGCGGCTGGCCGGCTTCGGCATGGCGCTGCGCTACTTCCAGCCGAACGTCGTGGCCGCGACCGACGTGCCGCGCAGCGACTCGCTGCTGGCCCTGGCAAGGGAGAGCGACTACCTGGTGATCTGCGCCCCCGGTGGTGCGGCCACGCGGGGACTGGTCGATGCGGCCGTGCTGGCGGCGCTGGGGCCACAGGGCACGCTGATCAACGTGGCGCGCGGCTCCATCGTCGACGAAGACGCGCTGGTCGCCGCACTGGCGGACGGTTCGCTGGGCGCGGCCGGCCTGGACGTCTTCGCCAACGAACCGGCAGTGCCGGCGGCGTTGGCGGCGCTGCCGAACGTGGTGCTGACGCCGCACGTGGGCAGCCTCACGGTGGAGACGCGCCATGCGATGGGCCAGCTCGTCATCGACAACCTGCTGGCGCACTTCGCCGGTGCCCCGCTTCTGACACCGGTGGCGTGA
- a CDS encoding alpha/beta fold hydrolase, which produces MIGAVTTTLLAAPVLTAAALATLTRRVARQVEAAVPPRGRFVDVHGTRLHVREQGSGPVLLMVHGLGGQMAHFTYGLAERLADRYRVIVVDRPGSGYSRSHAEGAGLRTQAATLAALIDVLGLERPVVVGHSLGGAVALALALDHPQCVAGLALLAPLTQLEEAVPPVFRALTIRSAAVRKAVAYTLATPGGMLRGAAVLREVFAPEAVPHDFALKGGGLLSLRPGQFLAAADDLQALPAELPALSARYAGLRVPVAVLFGRDDAILDWQRHGAGLVAAAPQVLLETVAGGHMLPVTQPDVSAAFIAAAAQRALATAPIAAP; this is translated from the coding sequence ATGATCGGAGCTGTGACGACTACACTGCTGGCGGCGCCGGTACTGACGGCGGCCGCGCTGGCGACGCTGACGCGGCGCGTGGCGCGCCAGGTGGAAGCGGCCGTGCCGCCGCGTGGCCGCTTCGTCGATGTGCACGGCACCCGGCTGCATGTGCGCGAGCAGGGCAGCGGCCCCGTGCTGCTGATGGTGCACGGCCTCGGCGGCCAGATGGCACACTTCACCTATGGCCTGGCGGAGCGTCTGGCCGACCGTTACCGGGTGATCGTGGTGGACCGGCCCGGCTCCGGTTATTCGCGCTCCCATGCCGAGGGCGCCGGCTTGCGCACGCAGGCGGCGACACTGGCCGCGCTGATCGACGTGCTGGGACTGGAGCGGCCCGTGGTGGTCGGGCACTCGCTGGGCGGCGCCGTCGCGCTGGCGCTGGCGCTGGACCATCCGCAGTGCGTCGCCGGGCTGGCGCTGCTGGCGCCCCTGACGCAGCTGGAGGAAGCGGTGCCGCCGGTATTTCGTGCGCTGACGATACGCAGCGCGGCCGTGCGCAAGGCCGTCGCGTATACGCTCGCCACACCGGGCGGCATGTTGCGCGGCGCGGCGGTGCTGCGCGAAGTATTCGCGCCGGAAGCGGTACCGCACGATTTCGCGCTGAAGGGCGGCGGCCTGCTCAGCCTGCGGCCCGGCCAGTTCCTGGCGGCGGCCGACGACCTGCAGGCGCTGCCCGCCGAACTGCCGGCGCTGAGTGCCCGCTATGCGGGCCTGCGCGTGCCGGTGGCCGTGCTGTTCGGCCGTGACGACGCCATCCTGGACTGGCAGCGCCACGGCGCGGGGCTGGTGGCCGCCGCGCCCCAGGTGCTGCTGGAAACGGTGGCGGGCGGGCACATGCTGCCGGTCACGCAGCCCGACGTATCGGCCGCCTTTATCGCGGCGGCCGCACAGCGGGCGCTGGCAACGGCGCCCATCGCCGCACCCTGA
- a CDS encoding sigma-70 family RNA polymerase sigma factor, whose translation MTSAISIPRHHAAASPREHFLHSEFRHSYSWLTASMHRLTGSRCDAEDLAASAFTELVALDDVSHIRQPRALLTTIARRLTFEFWRRRDLERAHLAELAQRPERHAPSAQDICLGVEEIARIDAALHRLGPRVREAFLLSECDELAYADIGARLGVSASMVRKYVAQARTACFTT comes from the coding sequence ATGACTTCGGCTATATCGATACCGCGACACCACGCGGCGGCTTCGCCGCGCGAACACTTCCTGCACAGTGAGTTCCGCCACAGCTACAGCTGGCTGACCGCCAGCATGCACCGACTGACCGGGTCGCGCTGCGACGCCGAGGACCTGGCCGCGTCGGCCTTCACGGAACTCGTCGCGCTGGACGACGTCAGCCACATCCGCCAGCCGCGCGCGCTGCTGACGACGATCGCGCGCCGCCTGACATTCGAATTCTGGCGCCGACGTGACCTGGAGCGCGCCCATCTCGCCGAGCTGGCGCAGCGCCCCGAACGCCACGCACCGTCGGCGCAGGACATCTGCCTGGGCGTCGAGGAGATCGCCCGCATCGACGCCGCACTGCACCGCCTGGGTCCGCGCGTGCGCGAAGCGTTCCTCCTGAGCGAGTGCGACGAGCTGGCCTACGCCGATATCGGCGCCCGCCTGGGCGTCTCCGCCAGCATGGTGCGCAAGTACGTGGCACAAGCCCGCACCGCCTGTTTCACCACCTGA
- a CDS encoding YfiR family protein has product MTVAVRSRLARAVLASALLAALLSAQTCAAQDDSRLKAAFIFNIAQFTTWPPGPPGPARVLAICASPAHSVWPGLRELEGKALDGRALTVVDSGTGRSCDVMVYSASAAPAVAPVAVPGMLTIVDGARRGHYQGAVTLVEEDPHLRFDIDTREAARAGLKFSSRLLQLARNVL; this is encoded by the coding sequence ATGACCGTGGCCGTCCGATCCCGATTAGCGCGCGCCGTGCTGGCGTCCGCGCTGCTGGCCGCCTTGCTGTCGGCGCAGACCTGTGCTGCGCAGGACGACAGCCGCCTGAAAGCCGCGTTCATCTTCAATATCGCCCAGTTTACGACGTGGCCGCCAGGGCCGCCTGGTCCCGCGCGCGTGCTGGCCATCTGCGCCAGCCCGGCGCACAGCGTGTGGCCAGGCCTGCGCGAGCTGGAAGGCAAGGCGCTGGATGGACGCGCCCTGACCGTCGTCGACAGCGGCACCGGCCGCTCGTGCGACGTGATGGTCTACAGCGCGTCCGCCGCGCCAGCCGTGGCGCCGGTGGCCGTGCCGGGCATGCTGACGATCGTCGACGGGGCGCGCCGCGGCCATTACCAGGGCGCCGTCACATTGGTCGAGGAAGATCCGCACCTGCGCTTCGACATCGACACGCGCGAAGCGGCACGGGCCGGCCTGAAATTCAGCTCGCGCCTGTTGCAACTGGCCAGGAACGTACTCTGA
- a CDS encoding NAD(P)/FAD-dependent oxidoreductase has protein sequence MDAIIIGGSFAGLSAALQLARARRRVLLIDAAEPRNRFAAQAHGFLGQDGVPPRVIRASARSQLAAYPTVRFHDGAATDAVSRQGRFRVTCADGSVYEGRRVVLASGVRDALPELPGLAERWGRTVIHCPYCHGYELDGAPVGVLAGHAKSAHQAALLPDWGPTTFFTGGAHEPDAEAAALLAARGVVIERTPVVALLGDAPALTGVRLMDGRTVALGGLFVAPRTDPGALPRQLGCAIDEGMTGPLVRVDAMQQTTVPGVFAAGDAATQMHNATLAAAAGVMAGVALHQSLVMEAVTR, from the coding sequence ATGGATGCGATCATCATCGGCGGCAGCTTTGCCGGCCTGTCGGCCGCGCTGCAACTGGCCAGGGCACGCCGGCGCGTGCTGCTGATCGACGCGGCCGAGCCGCGCAACCGCTTTGCCGCGCAGGCGCATGGCTTTCTGGGCCAGGATGGCGTGCCGCCGCGCGTCATCCGCGCCAGCGCACGCTCCCAGCTGGCGGCCTATCCGACTGTGCGGTTCCACGACGGTGCCGCCACGGACGCGGTTTCCCGGCAAGGGCGCTTCCGCGTCACGTGTGCCGACGGCAGCGTGTACGAGGGCCGCCGCGTGGTGCTCGCAAGCGGTGTGCGCGATGCGTTGCCGGAGCTGCCGGGGCTTGCGGAACGGTGGGGGCGCACGGTGATCCATTGCCCGTACTGCCACGGCTACGAGCTGGACGGCGCACCCGTTGGCGTGCTTGCGGGTCACGCGAAGTCGGCGCACCAGGCGGCCTTGCTGCCGGACTGGGGCCCCACGACCTTCTTTACCGGTGGCGCCCACGAGCCGGACGCCGAAGCGGCCGCATTGCTCGCCGCCCGTGGCGTCGTCATCGAACGCACGCCGGTCGTGGCCCTGCTGGGGGACGCGCCCGCGCTGACCGGCGTGCGGCTGATGGACGGCCGCACGGTGGCATTGGGCGGCCTGTTCGTTGCGCCGCGCACGGACCCGGGAGCGTTGCCACGCCAGCTTGGCTGCGCGATCGACGAGGGCATGACGGGACCGCTGGTCCGGGTCGATGCCATGCAGCAGACCACCGTGCCGGGTGTCTTCGCGGCCGGCGATGCGGCGACCCAGATGCACAACGCGACGCTGGCCGCGGCCGCCGGGGTGATGGCCGGCGTGGCGTTGCATCAATCGCTGGTGATGGAGGCTGTCACCAGATAA
- a CDS encoding methyl-accepting chemotaxis protein: MKLANLKIGVRLSLLGVFFLVTLLLVGLTGWSALRSMNERNAAGFVEADQLLRTVDNARMAQVDFKIQVQEWKNMLLRSYDDENAGKYRAAFVKAGASTQEKLHKLKEQMTQLQLDTAMTDEAMRRQGDLQQRYLAAYGQYVVGDLTSAKGVDAAVKGMDRPATEQIDKIVTYIQKVADERMAKVAEQNDSEYQRSVVLLLVLLVAAVAIGSVIVVMLVRGITVPLSRALNIAREVADGDLRADVRSNRQDEIGDLLRALGTMSGNLARIVTRVRGGTQAIALASAEIAQGNADLSARTEDMAGSLEETAASMTELTSTVRANSDNAGEAARLAGQASSVSGRGSETVAEVVASMGAIGQSSGKIAEIIGVIDGIAFQTNILALNAAVEAARAGEQGRGFAVVASEVRNLAQRSSSAAKEIRELITASVAEVGSGRALVDRAGATMRDVLASVEQVTAVVTEISMASTEQQEGIEQIGTAIAHIDSVTQQNAALVEQAAAAAESLKQQARELDEAVAIFKLAA, translated from the coding sequence ATGAAGCTCGCTAATCTGAAAATCGGCGTTCGCCTGTCGTTGCTGGGGGTTTTCTTCCTTGTGACCCTGCTGCTGGTCGGTCTCACCGGCTGGTCCGCGCTGCGCAGCATGAACGAGCGTAACGCGGCCGGGTTCGTCGAGGCGGACCAACTGCTGCGCACCGTCGACAATGCCCGCATGGCCCAGGTGGATTTCAAGATCCAGGTACAGGAATGGAAGAACATGCTGCTGCGCAGCTATGACGACGAGAACGCCGGCAAATACCGCGCGGCATTCGTCAAGGCCGGCGCCAGCACGCAGGAAAAACTGCACAAGCTGAAGGAGCAGATGACGCAGCTGCAGCTCGACACCGCGATGACGGATGAGGCGATGCGCCGGCAGGGCGACCTGCAACAGCGCTACCTCGCCGCCTACGGGCAGTACGTCGTGGGCGACCTGACCAGTGCCAAGGGCGTGGATGCGGCCGTGAAAGGGATGGACCGCCCCGCCACCGAACAGATCGACAAGATCGTCACGTATATCCAGAAGGTGGCGGACGAGCGCATGGCCAAGGTGGCTGAGCAGAACGACAGCGAGTACCAGCGTTCCGTCGTGCTGCTGCTGGTCCTGCTGGTGGCCGCCGTCGCCATCGGCAGCGTCATCGTCGTCATGCTCGTGCGTGGCATCACCGTGCCGCTGTCCCGCGCCCTGAACATCGCCCGTGAAGTGGCCGACGGCGACCTGCGTGCGGATGTACGCTCGAACCGCCAGGACGAGATCGGCGACCTGCTGCGTGCGCTGGGTACGATGAGCGGCAACCTGGCGCGCATCGTGACGCGGGTGCGCGGCGGTACCCAGGCCATCGCGCTGGCGTCGGCGGAGATCGCCCAGGGCAACGCGGACCTGTCGGCCCGCACGGAAGACATGGCCGGCTCGCTGGAAGAGACGGCGGCATCGATGACGGAGCTGACCAGCACCGTGCGCGCCAACAGCGACAACGCCGGCGAAGCCGCGCGCCTGGCCGGCCAGGCCTCGAGCGTGTCCGGCCGCGGCAGCGAGACGGTGGCCGAGGTGGTCGCGTCGATGGGCGCGATCGGCCAGAGCTCGGGCAAGATCGCCGAGATCATCGGCGTCATCGACGGCATCGCGTTCCAGACCAATATCCTGGCGCTGAACGCCGCCGTGGAAGCGGCCCGTGCCGGCGAGCAGGGCCGCGGCTTCGCGGTCGTCGCCAGCGAGGTGCGCAACCTGGCGCAGCGCTCGTCGTCGGCTGCCAAGGAAATCCGCGAGCTGATCACGGCGTCCGTCGCCGAAGTCGGCTCGGGCCGTGCGCTGGTGGACCGCGCCGGCGCCACGATGCGCGACGTGCTCGCCAGCGTCGAGCAGGTGACCGCCGTCGTCACCGAGATTTCGATGGCCAGCACGGAGCAGCAGGAAGGGATCGAGCAGATCGGCACGGCGATCGCCCACATCGACAGCGTCACGCAGCAGAACGCGGCGCTGGTGGAGCAGGCGGCGGCGGCGGCGGAATCGCTGAAGCAGCAGGCCCGCGAGCTGGACGAAGCGGTGGCGATCTTCAAGCTGGCCGCCTGA